One window of Agromyces rhizosphaerae genomic DNA carries:
- a CDS encoding urease accessory protein UreD — MSPTVVEVAPRGDGATCALAGELVVPRLVRRRGRSVEVALVAGRAMLLPGDDVRLVIRVGAGCELTLVDIGGLVVYGRDGESGACGEESGWHARVDLASGARLAWEGLPTVITDAGALDRSLSVTLDPGASCVMRETLVLGRTGERGGTLRMRTDVSDSDGPILCETLTASGALPVPGILGAHRVMDGILAFGDHSPIETVAGATRLELERGGTLLRYLGAAAHESPLAGVTLGALRRDPGVVAASSEGTTPPVRSLACGA; from the coding sequence GCGCCCCGCGGCGACGGGGCGACGTGCGCCCTGGCGGGCGAGCTCGTGGTGCCGCGCCTGGTGCGGCGACGCGGCCGCTCGGTCGAGGTGGCGCTCGTCGCGGGCCGGGCCATGCTGCTCCCGGGCGACGACGTGCGCTTGGTCATCCGCGTCGGCGCGGGCTGCGAGCTCACGCTCGTCGACATCGGCGGGCTCGTGGTCTACGGACGCGACGGCGAGTCCGGCGCCTGCGGCGAGGAATCCGGCTGGCACGCCCGCGTCGACCTCGCGTCCGGCGCCCGCCTCGCGTGGGAGGGACTGCCGACGGTGATCACGGATGCCGGTGCGCTCGACCGCTCGCTCTCCGTCACCCTCGACCCGGGGGCGTCGTGCGTCATGCGCGAGACGCTCGTGCTCGGGCGCACCGGCGAACGCGGCGGCACACTCAGGATGCGCACCGACGTCTCCGATTCCGACGGACCGATCCTGTGCGAGACGCTCACCGCGAGCGGTGCCCTGCCGGTGCCGGGCATCCTCGGGGCCCATCGCGTCATGGACGGCATCCTCGCCTTCGGCGATCACTCGCCGATCGAGACGGTCGCCGGAGCGACCCGCCTCGAGCTCGAGCGCGGCGGCACCCTCCTGCGGTACCTCGGCGCGGCCGCGCACGAGAGCCCGCTCGCGGGCGTGACGCTCGGTGCGCTCCGTCGCGACCCGGGGGTCGTCGCCGCGAGCTCCGAGGGCACGACCCCACCCGTGCGGAGCCTCGCGTGTGGCGCCTGA
- a CDS encoding HoxN/HupN/NixA family nickel/cobalt transporter, whose amino-acid sequence MWRLSPAARATLATAAGLPLVGWALFATLVLPGETGAEATTFGFGLAITAFLLGMRHAFDADHIAAIDNTSRKLVADGRDPSGVGLWFALGHSTVVLVAVGLVTAGLGALTSQIGVDDSPLASFTGVWGPTVSSVFLLAMAAANIVILVRLSGGADGSAPAGREHPAPAGIVSRLIARTSATLDAPWKMFVVGLLFGLGFDTASTITLLLLAGGAGVVMPWYAALVLPVLFTAGMVMCDGLNSVVTAGIYRWSADEPERRRRYNAALISISVAVALAVGTVGLSGVLVDAGGVRWTPVVAVASIDLEWFGPVIVAAIVLAWLTAWIAARTRGRISTAS is encoded by the coding sequence GTGTGGCGCCTGAGCCCGGCGGCCCGGGCCACGCTCGCCACTGCGGCCGGACTCCCTCTCGTCGGATGGGCCCTGTTCGCGACCCTCGTGCTGCCCGGGGAGACCGGTGCGGAGGCCACCACGTTCGGGTTCGGCCTCGCGATCACCGCGTTCCTCCTCGGCATGCGCCACGCGTTCGACGCCGATCACATCGCGGCGATCGACAACACCAGCCGAAAGCTCGTGGCCGACGGACGGGACCCGTCGGGCGTGGGCCTCTGGTTCGCACTCGGCCACTCGACCGTGGTGCTCGTCGCGGTCGGCCTGGTCACGGCCGGCCTCGGCGCGCTGACCTCGCAGATCGGCGTGGACGATTCGCCGCTGGCGTCGTTCACGGGCGTGTGGGGCCCGACGGTGTCGAGCGTCTTCCTGCTGGCGATGGCGGCCGCGAACATCGTGATCCTCGTGCGCCTGTCCGGCGGCGCCGACGGGTCCGCGCCCGCAGGTCGCGAGCACCCCGCCCCCGCCGGGATCGTCTCGCGGCTGATCGCCCGGACGTCGGCGACGCTCGACGCGCCCTGGAAGATGTTCGTGGTCGGGCTGCTGTTCGGCCTGGGCTTCGACACGGCGTCGACGATCACCCTGCTGCTCCTCGCCGGCGGCGCGGGCGTCGTGATGCCGTGGTACGCCGCACTGGTGCTGCCGGTGCTGTTCACGGCCGGGATGGTGATGTGCGACGGCCTGAACAGCGTGGTGACGGCCGGGATCTACCGCTGGTCGGCGGACGAGCCCGAGCGGCGGCGGCGCTACAACGCCGCGCTCATCTCGATCTCCGTGGCGGTCGCCCTGGCCGTCGGCACCGTCGGGCTCTCCGGCGTGCTCGTCGACGCCGGGGGCGTGCGCTGGACGCCGGTGGTCGCGGTGGCGTCGATCGACCTCGAGTGGTTCGGACCGGTCATCGTCGCCGCGATCGTGCTCGCGTGGCTCACGGCGTGGATCGCCGCGCGCACGAGGGGGCGCATCTCGACCGCGTCGTGA
- a CDS encoding TetR/AcrR family transcriptional regulator, giving the protein MSAVAAEPSATQEAILSAYAELIEEVGTDDVSFRLIALRAGVGERTVFRHYPTRVDLLLATAAWIEATIFSRQESESIFDVPIAIREAIEAYDRRPELAHVVAETAMRGVNGSEPAPQRAHLDAMLRREVPALDDAERRDIVAALCHLDSSATWVTMRRELGMSGRDIADAATWSAEAILDPIRDLGAPAT; this is encoded by the coding sequence GTGAGCGCCGTGGCGGCCGAGCCCTCGGCGACGCAGGAGGCGATCCTCTCCGCCTATGCGGAGCTCATCGAGGAGGTGGGCACCGACGACGTCTCCTTCCGCCTGATCGCGCTGCGGGCGGGCGTCGGCGAGCGAACCGTGTTCCGCCACTACCCGACGCGGGTCGACCTGCTGCTCGCGACGGCGGCCTGGATCGAGGCCACGATCTTCAGCCGACAGGAGTCGGAGTCGATCTTCGACGTCCCGATCGCGATCCGCGAGGCGATCGAGGCCTACGACCGTCGTCCCGAGCTGGCGCACGTGGTGGCCGAGACGGCGATGCGCGGCGTGAACGGCTCGGAACCGGCTCCGCAGCGGGCCCACCTCGACGCCATGCTGCGGCGTGAGGTGCCGGCACTCGACGACGCGGAGCGCCGTGACATCGTCGCGGCGCTGTGCCACCTCGACTCCTCGGCGACGTGGGTCACGATGCGGCGCGAGCTCGGCATGTCGGGCCGCGACATCGCCGATGCCGCGACCTGGTCGGCGGAGGCGATCCTCGACCCGATCCGCGACCTCGGCGCGCCCGCGACCTGA
- a CDS encoding TetR/AcrR family transcriptional regulator, translating into MDESLDTRSVILAGAAKLLRQNTFEDVSYLELAELAEVSERTVYRRFPTRSHLLEALGRWLEEEYFPIPEFHTVDEFRDAVRARFRAYDAEPAFAFVAARGAALSPTGEESPATFTAAIIAMLETTAPTLNRRDALRAASAARYFASPMFWARMRTGFEMSADEVYRAFDVAMVRVLPAAQRPSRAGS; encoded by the coding sequence ATGGACGAGTCCCTCGACACGCGCTCGGTGATCCTCGCCGGTGCGGCGAAGCTGCTGCGCCAGAACACCTTCGAGGACGTCTCCTACCTCGAGCTCGCCGAGCTCGCCGAGGTCTCCGAGCGCACCGTCTACCGCCGGTTCCCGACCCGATCCCACCTGCTCGAGGCGCTCGGCCGCTGGCTCGAGGAGGAGTACTTCCCGATCCCGGAGTTCCACACCGTGGACGAGTTCCGCGACGCGGTGCGGGCACGGTTCCGCGCCTACGACGCGGAACCCGCGTTCGCCTTCGTCGCGGCCCGGGGCGCGGCGCTGTCACCGACCGGTGAGGAGTCGCCCGCGACGTTCACCGCCGCGATCATCGCGATGCTCGAGACGACGGCACCGACCCTGAACCGCAGGGATGCGCTCCGGGCGGCATCCGCCGCGCGATACTTCGCGTCGCCGATGTTCTGGGCGCGCATGCGGACCGGCTTCGAGATGAGCGCCGACGAGGTGTACCGGGCGTTCGACGTCGCCATGGTCCGCGTGCTGCCCGCCGCCCAGAGGCCGAGCCGGGCGGGGTCGTGA